A genomic window from Streptomyces mirabilis includes:
- a CDS encoding DUF1998 domain-containing protein: protein MSTNGNRRVGAVRPSHLMFTAGIGSLVDLPNFSVLVKGLDSWSYSGITDYDIDEPRLRAAVNRSLQRYGRGQVEQLRAAPWLEGGDTDPKGWAAQGVGVPVTPFPQWLRCTACNVLAAVDSAEFTFINSNPRTPHEAKFVHDCKRGKPLAVAARFTLVCTRGHLDEFPYTAYVHHGQSCTKTPRPKLRMKDHGGNQAANVTIECVACGAKRNIREAMGERGRHNLPRCRGRHPHLGTYATNGCDQDSVLMVAGASNQWFPLTLSALALPKGQGGDIDKLLDEHWPDLQVIGDRNQFDFMASMPKFGFLKEFDADAVVAAIVSRKQGVDAPAPSAPDVQADLFGPEWDALSGPVPLPSDDFALRQVSVRTPLDDLFSDIRQVERLREARALIGFTRLDAPDPESPEIADRVDLSRGVLNWVPASEVRGEGIFVRVRDDLMADWVARVEKSPQMEAHREAFGRFRANRKSDRKTSDFNPYYGWPGARYIALHTLSHLLIRTIALECGYNSASLAERIYAGDEQNPKTGLLIYTAVPDSEGTLGGLVSLAEEREFDRIFRRALADAAHCSADPLCSERLPHDPSDYLHGAACHVCLFVSETTCERGNRFLDRRFLVPLSGDKDQVLTPVSLLP, encoded by the coding sequence ATGAGCACCAACGGCAACCGCAGGGTCGGCGCCGTCCGTCCCAGCCACCTCATGTTCACCGCCGGTATCGGCTCCCTCGTAGATCTGCCGAACTTCTCGGTTCTCGTCAAGGGGCTCGACTCCTGGAGCTACTCCGGCATCACCGACTACGACATCGACGAACCTCGGCTGCGAGCCGCCGTCAACCGATCCCTCCAGCGCTACGGGCGTGGACAGGTCGAACAGTTGCGGGCCGCCCCTTGGCTGGAGGGCGGGGACACGGACCCCAAGGGATGGGCCGCGCAGGGGGTGGGGGTGCCCGTCACGCCGTTTCCCCAATGGCTGCGTTGCACGGCCTGCAATGTGCTGGCCGCGGTCGACTCGGCCGAGTTCACCTTCATCAACTCCAATCCGCGAACGCCGCACGAGGCGAAGTTCGTCCACGACTGCAAGCGGGGGAAGCCTCTCGCGGTGGCTGCTCGATTCACCCTGGTCTGCACCAGGGGTCATCTCGATGAGTTTCCCTACACGGCATACGTCCACCACGGGCAGTCCTGTACCAAGACGCCCCGCCCCAAGTTGCGAATGAAGGACCATGGCGGCAACCAGGCCGCCAACGTGACCATCGAATGCGTAGCCTGCGGTGCGAAGCGCAATATCCGTGAGGCGATGGGCGAGCGTGGCCGGCACAACCTGCCCCGGTGCCGAGGACGTCACCCGCACTTGGGTACGTACGCGACGAACGGTTGCGATCAGGATTCGGTTTTGATGGTCGCCGGCGCGTCCAATCAGTGGTTCCCGCTCACTCTCAGCGCCCTGGCCTTGCCCAAGGGGCAGGGCGGGGACATCGACAAGCTGCTCGACGAACACTGGCCCGACCTGCAAGTCATTGGCGATCGCAACCAGTTTGACTTCATGGCCAGTATGCCCAAATTCGGGTTTCTCAAGGAGTTCGACGCTGACGCGGTTGTCGCGGCGATCGTGTCGCGTAAGCAGGGAGTCGATGCTCCGGCTCCCTCCGCGCCCGATGTCCAGGCCGACCTGTTCGGCCCTGAATGGGACGCGTTGTCCGGTCCTGTTCCACTGCCCAGTGATGACTTTGCCTTGAGGCAGGTTTCCGTGCGGACCCCTCTGGACGACCTCTTCTCCGACATCCGCCAGGTCGAGCGGTTGCGTGAGGCGCGTGCGCTGATCGGATTCACCCGGCTCGATGCCCCCGACCCCGAGTCGCCGGAGATCGCCGACCGAGTGGACCTGTCACGTGGCGTGCTGAACTGGGTTCCGGCCAGCGAGGTGCGCGGTGAAGGCATCTTTGTGCGCGTGCGGGACGACCTCATGGCCGACTGGGTGGCGCGTGTGGAGAAGTCGCCGCAGATGGAGGCGCACAGGGAGGCTTTCGGCCGCTTCCGCGCTAACCGGAAGTCGGACCGCAAGACGAGCGACTTCAACCCCTACTACGGCTGGCCCGGGGCGAGGTACATCGCACTGCACACCCTTTCTCACCTGTTGATCCGTACGATCGCCCTCGAATGTGGATACAACTCGGCCTCACTCGCCGAGCGGATCTATGCGGGAGATGAACAGAACCCGAAGACGGGTCTCCTCATCTACACGGCTGTTCCGGACTCGGAAGGCACGCTGGGTGGTCTTGTTTCCCTTGCCGAGGAGCGTGAGTTCGACCGGATCTTCCGACGTGCCCTGGCTGATGCCGCGCATTGCTCGGCAGACCCACTCTGCTCCGAGCGGCTGCCGCACGACCCGAGCGACTATCTGCACGGTGCCGCGTGCCATGTCTGC